The segment AAAGTGTCGCTTGGCGATGACGCCGAGAAGGGCTACCAAGCGCAGGTGCAACTGGTGCGCATCGGCAGCAAAGCGGCAGCAAGCTGAAGTCGCAATCGAGAGGAGCAGGCTGAGCATGAGAATACTGGTCACCGGCGGAGCCGGGTTCATCGGCTCACATGTGTGCGATCGGCTGATTGCCGATGGCCACCAGGTGATTGCGATGGACAACTTTATCACCGGCTCGCGCAACAACATCGCGCATCTGATCGGCCATCCGCAATTTGAATTTATCGAGTGCGACATCATCGAGTCGTGTTGGGTGCAGGGGCCGCTGGATGCAGTGCTGAACCTCGCCTCGCCCGCCAGTCCGGTCGGTTACCTTGATCATCCCATCGAAACGATGCTGGTGGGTTCGCACGGCACCCACAACGCCTTGGAACTGGCGCGCCGGAAGGGCGCACGCTTCCTCCAGGCAAGCACGAGCGAAGTCTATGGCGACCCGTTGGAGCACCCGCAGCGCGAGAGTTACTGGGGCAACGTCAACCCGATCGGTGTGCGCTCGGTATACGACGAAGCCAAGCGCTTCGCCGAGGCATTGACCATGGCCTACCATCGAAAGTTCGGCGTGGCAACGCGCATCGCACGCATCTTCAACACCTACGGGCCGCGGATGGACATCGGCGATGGCCGCGTGGTGCCTAACTTCGTCGCTCAGGCCGTGCGCAACCAGCCGTTGACGGTGTACGGCGATGGCAGCGCGACGCGCGCGTTTTGCTACGTCAGCGATC is part of the Candidatus Roseilinea sp. genome and harbors:
- a CDS encoding epimerase encodes the protein MRILVTGGAGFIGSHVCDRLIADGHQVIAMDNFITGSRNNIAHLIGHPQFEFIECDIIESCWVQGPLDAVLNLASPASPVGYLDHPIETMLVGSHGTHNALELARRKGARFLQASTSEVYGDPLEHPQRESYWGNVNPIGVRSVYDEAKRFAEALTMAYHRKFGVATRIARIFNTYGPRMDIGDGRVVPNFVAQAVRNQPLTVYGDGSATRAFCYVSDLVDGLLRLLWSDEVMPVNIGSPHEMTILEFAQAVKAAAGPECASEIVFYQPRQERIADDPQRRQPDITRARTILGWAPKVSLEEGLRRTIDYFRALAQQPA